A genomic window from Vitis riparia cultivar Riparia Gloire de Montpellier isolate 1030 chromosome 18, EGFV_Vit.rip_1.0, whole genome shotgun sequence includes:
- the LOC117905336 gene encoding zinc finger protein ZAT10-like, translating to MALEALNSPTTPTPSFHYEQPSLHSLESWAKRKRSKRPRFDNQPTEEEYLALCLIMLARGGAASSTVSHRRHLSPPPALQVEAPKLTYKCSVCNKAFASYQALGGHKASHRKQSGSDDLSASITTTSTAAAASGGRTHECSICHKTFPTGQALGGHKRCHYEGGASVSSGVTSSEGVGSTHSHRDFDLNLPAFPELWSARRFPVDDEVESPLPTKKPRLQMLPPKTEVSQDHH from the coding sequence ATGGCTCTGGAAGCTCTCAACTCACCAACCACACCCACGCCTTCCTTTCACTACGAGCAACCCAGCCTCCACTCTCTGGAGTCATGGGCCAAGCGCAAGCGTTCCAAGCGTCCTCGCTTCGACAACCAACCTACAGAGGAAGAGTATCTGGCTCTCTGCCTCATCATGTTGGCTCGAGGAGGCGCCGCCTCCTCCACCGTCTCACACCGCCGCCATCTCTCTCCCCCTCCTGCCCTGCAGGTGGAAGCTCCTAAACTCACATACAAATGTTCAGTTTGTAACAAGGCCTTCGCATCCTACCAGGCACTAGGGGGACACAAGGCCAGCCACCGTAAGCAGTCCGGATCCGATGACCTGTCGGCCTCCATCACCACCACAAGCACCGCGGCCGCTGCCAGCGGTGGTAGGACTCATGAGTGTTCCATCTGTCACAAGACTTTCCCCACTGGACAGGCTTTGGGTGGACACAAGCGATGCCACTACGAAGGCGGCGCCAGCGTCAGCAGTGGCGTTACCTCGTCCGAAGGTGTGGGGTCAACCCACAGCCACCGTGACTTCGACCTCAACCTGCCGGCCTTTCCCGAATTATGGTCCGCACGTCGATTCCCAGTCGATGACGAGGTCGAGAGTCCTCTGCCGACAAAGAAGCCCCGTCTCCAGATGCTGCCGCCAAAAACCGAAGTCTCTCAAGATCACCAttag
- the LOC117907425 gene encoding LOB domain-containing protein 38-like, with translation MSCNGCRVLRKGCSDSCILRTCLQWIENPEAQGYATLFVSKFFGRSDLMSFISAVPENKRPALFQSLLFEACGRTVNPVNGAVGLLWTGNWHVCQAAVDTVLAGGTLRPISEILAGPIKPGFDEASATFCTDAWKLRDAYSLSKPFMRDNASEEAKRIETQPPHLGISATARFSNKINAGRGKRSGTSFCSEGSSGTMSYDGSDDDRNMSGCQERKLLNLFI, from the exons ATGAGTTGCAACGGGTGCCGCGTTCTTCGAAAGGGATGCAGCGACTCATGCATTCTGAGGACGTGCCTCCAATGGATCGAGAACCCTGAGGCTCAAGGCTACGCCACCTTGTTCGTCTCTAAGTTCTTCGGCCGCAGCGATCTCATGTCCTTCATTTCTGCGGTGCCCGAGAACAAGAGGCCTG CTCTGTTTCAGTCTCTTTTGTTTGAAGCCTGTGGGCGCACGGTGAATCCAGTGAACGGCGCCGTCGGTCTTCTCTGGACTGGTAATTGGCACGTGTGCCAGGCAGCGGTGGACACAGTTCTCGCCGGAGGCACCTTGCGGCCGATTTCCGAAATTCTGGCCGGACCGATCAAACCGGGTTTCGATGAAGCTTCTGCAACGTTCTGTACCGACGCGTGGAAGCTACGTGACGCATACTCGCTGTCGAAACCGTTCATGCGTGACAATGCCTCTGAGGAAGCCAAAAGAATTGAGACTCAACCGCCTCACCTCGGAATCTCCGCGACGGCGCGCTTCTCGAACAAGATCAACGCCGGGAGAGGGAAGAGGTCGGGTACATCGTTTTGTTCGGAAGGATCATCAGGAACGATGAGCTACGATGGAAGTGACGATGATCGTAACATGTCTGGATGCCAAGAGCGGAAGCTTCTCAACCTTTTTATCTGA
- the LOC117907795 gene encoding transcription factor bHLH84-like has product MESVEAFPDGEWESLRRLFSTEEADFAAQFLGHSHFPNGHDHGLSFGIQSSFWPTHEANTDVARLDESLFYLSHTTNSDLNYFSQECSYSSGCGTGVVLPSSSYDNYYFNDSNHNLITNTITSTAMDICMADEKDTSSFVPVFPDSASEETVLVGENISNGKLGNLDDGQIAGIAVPENELQLKRKSDVPERLRGGEEKINSDLSETPKKKPRVSRDVCGSKKNVKSRRGLKPTPNGNNEEDTNAVSEGQSSSSISSEDDSNASQELNGGATSESKGSAALNSNGKTRASRGSATDPQSLYARKRRERINERLRILQNLVPNGTKVDISTMLEEAVHYVKFLQLQIKLLSSDDMWMFAPIAYNGMDIGLQNLHQKIPSLR; this is encoded by the exons ATGGAGTCAGTGGAAGCTTTTCCTGATGGAGAATGGGAGTCTTTACGCAGACTGTTCTCCACTGAAGAAGCTGATTTTGCCGCACAGTTCCTTGGTCACTCTCATTTTCCAAATGGGCATGACCATGGTTTGAGCTTTGGAATCCAATCCAGTTTTTGGCCTACTCATGAAGCAAATACAGATGTGGCCAGGCTTGATGAGAGTTTGTTTTATCTGTCACATACTACTAACTccgatttaaattatttttcacaagaATGTAGTTATAGCAGCGGTTGTGGTACTGGTGTCGTTTTGCCCAGTTCCAGCTATGACAACTATTACTTCAACGATTCTAACCATAATCTCATAACCAATACTATTACCTCTACGGCCATGGATATTTGTATGGCCGATGAGAAAGATACTAGCTCATTTGTCCCGGTGTTTCCCGATTCTGCATCCGAAGAAACTGTTTTAGTGGGAGAAAATATCAGCAATGGGAAATTGGGAAATTTAGATGATGGTCAGATAGCAGGCATTGCCGTCCCTGAAAATGAATTGCAGCTCAAAAGGAAGTCAGATGTGCCAGAACGGCTCAGGGGAGGAGAAGAGAAAATCAACTCCGACTTGTCTGAGACACCAAAGAAGAAACCTCGGGTTTCAAGAGAT GTATGCGGAAGTAAGAAgaatgtaaaatcaagaagggGTCTGAAACCCACTCCAAATGGTAACAATGAAGAAGACACCAATGCTGTAAGTGAAGGACAGAGCTCCAGCAGTATCAGCTCAGAGGATGATTCTAATGCTTCTCAGGAGCTAAATGGGGGGGCAACTTCGGAGTCTAAAGGCTCTGCAGCTCTCAACTCGAATGGAAAGACGAGAGCCAGTAGGGGGTCAGCCACAGATCCCCAAAGCCTCTATGCAAGG AAAAGAAGGGAGAGAATAAATGAGCGATTGAGAATCTTACAGAACCTTGTCCCAAATGGAACAAAG GTTGACATAAGCACAATGCTTGAAGAGGCAGTCCATTATGTGAAGTTTTTGCAGCTCCAAATCAAG CTATTGAGCTCAGATGATATGTGGATGTTCGCTCCCATTGCTTACAACGGAATGGACATTGGTCTCCAGAACCTCCACCAGAAGATCCCTTCACTCCGGTGA
- the LOC117907390 gene encoding adenine phosphoribosyltransferase 1, chloroplastic: MASEDAQDHRIARISSAIRVIPDFPKPGIMFQDITTLLLDPQAFKDTIDLFVERYKGKSISVVAGIEARGFIFGPPIALAIGAKFVPMRKPNKLPGAVISQEYALEYGTDKIEMHVGAVQAGERALVIDDLIATGGTLCAAINLLERVEVDVVECACVIELPELKGRDRLGDKPLFVLVSAA; the protein is encoded by the exons ATGGCTTCTGAGGATGCCCAGGATCATCGTATTGCTCGAATTTCTTCTGCGATTCGGGTCATCCCCGACTTTCCCAAACCAG GTATTATGTTTCAGGACATAACAACATTGCTTCTCGACCCCCAGGCTTTCAAGGACACTATCGATTTGTTTGTTGAGAGATACAAAGGGAAAAGCATCTCTGTTGTTGCAG GTATTGAAGCAAGAGGTTTTATATTTGGCCCACCAATTGCATTGGCCATTGGAGCAAAATTTGTCCCCATGAGAAAACCTAATAAATTGCCTG GGGCGGTTATTTCTCAAGAGTATGCATTGGAGTATGGAACAGACAAAATTGAGATGCATGTTGGGGCTGTACAAGCTGGAGAACGAGCCTTAGTCATAGATGATCTCATTGCAACTGGGGGAACCTTGTGTGCTGCAATCAACCTCCTTG AACGGGTTGAGGTGGATGTGGTTGAGTGTGCTTGTGTCATTGAATTACCAGAGCTAAAG GGTAGGGACCGATTAGGAGACAAACCACTGTTTGTCCTTGTAAGTGCAGCTTGA